The following proteins are co-located in the Arctopsyche grandis isolate Sample6627 chromosome 3, ASM5162203v2, whole genome shotgun sequence genome:
- the LOC143909513 gene encoding delta(3,5)-Delta(2,4)-dienoyl-CoA isomerase, mitochondrial-like isoform X1, which produces MFTSVRHCANQLKGFYVMALRSNSTAVNNFETLAVSVPKPFVYHVEINRPNQFNTFNNALWKDLKQCFTELNTNSDCRVIVLSGSGKHFTAGIDLQDMLMLGQDLAEHDDVARKVRLLNRVIKNAQDSITSIEACVKPVICAIQNACIGAGIDLITATDIRYCSKDAWFQVKEVHIGMAADVGTLQRLPKIIGSMSLVRELCYSTRKFKSDEALSCGLVSKVFDDKDSLMKGSIELAEEIAQKSPVAVQTTKETIIYSMDHTNQEGLDYIRLQNQVLLQSEDFINACMAQATKGEKPVFAKL; this is translated from the exons atgtttACTTCGGTTCGTCATTGTGCAAATCAACTGAAAG gtTTTTATGTGATGGCGCTGAGATCAAATAGCACTGCAGTTAACAACTTCGAAACACTTGCTGTATCAGTACCCAAGCCATTTGTATACCATGTCGAAATTAATAGACCGAACCAATTCAATACTTTTAATAACGCACTATGGaa AGATTTAAAACAATGCTTTACTGAGTTGAACACAAATTCAGACTGCCGAGTAATTGTTTTATCTGGCTCTGGAAAACATTTCACCGCCG GTATTGATTTACAAGACATGTTAATGTTAGGTCAAGACTTGGCTGAACATGATGACGTTGCAAGAAAAGTTCGATTGCTTAATAGAGTAATTAAAAATGCCCAAGATAGCATAACATCAATTGAAGCTTGCGTTAAACCAGTGATATGCGCTATACAAAATGCATGCATCGGCGCAGGAATCGACCTCATTACAGCTACAGACATTag atATTGTTCCAAAGATGCATGGTTTCAAGTCAAAGAAGTACACATTGGAATGGCAGCTGATGTGGGAACGCTTCAACGCTTACCAAaa ATAATTGGGAGCATGTCTCTAGTCAGAGAACTTTGTTATTCCACTAGAAAATTCAAATCAGATGAGGCTCTAAGCTGCGGCTTGGTCAGTAAAGTATTCGACGATAAAGATAG CTTGATGAAAGGCTCTATCGAATTAGCTGAAGAAATAGCACAAAAAAGTCCAGTTGCTGTACAAACAACGAAAGAAACAATCATTTACTCGATGGACCATACTAATCAAGAGGGTCttgattatatt cgtCTCCAAAACCAAGTGCTTCTCCAGAGTGAAGATTTCATTAATGCTTGTATGGCACAAGCTACAAAAGGAGAGAAACCAGTTTTTGCTAAATTGTAA
- the LOC143909513 gene encoding delta(3,5)-Delta(2,4)-dienoyl-CoA isomerase, mitochondrial-like isoform X2, with protein MALRSNSTAVNNFETLAVSVPKPFVYHVEINRPNQFNTFNNALWKDLKQCFTELNTNSDCRVIVLSGSGKHFTAGIDLQDMLMLGQDLAEHDDVARKVRLLNRVIKNAQDSITSIEACVKPVICAIQNACIGAGIDLITATDIRYCSKDAWFQVKEVHIGMAADVGTLQRLPKIIGSMSLVRELCYSTRKFKSDEALSCGLVSKVFDDKDSLMKGSIELAEEIAQKSPVAVQTTKETIIYSMDHTNQEGLDYIRLQNQVLLQSEDFINACMAQATKGEKPVFAKL; from the exons ATGGCGCTGAGATCAAATAGCACTGCAGTTAACAACTTCGAAACACTTGCTGTATCAGTACCCAAGCCATTTGTATACCATGTCGAAATTAATAGACCGAACCAATTCAATACTTTTAATAACGCACTATGGaa AGATTTAAAACAATGCTTTACTGAGTTGAACACAAATTCAGACTGCCGAGTAATTGTTTTATCTGGCTCTGGAAAACATTTCACCGCCG GTATTGATTTACAAGACATGTTAATGTTAGGTCAAGACTTGGCTGAACATGATGACGTTGCAAGAAAAGTTCGATTGCTTAATAGAGTAATTAAAAATGCCCAAGATAGCATAACATCAATTGAAGCTTGCGTTAAACCAGTGATATGCGCTATACAAAATGCATGCATCGGCGCAGGAATCGACCTCATTACAGCTACAGACATTag atATTGTTCCAAAGATGCATGGTTTCAAGTCAAAGAAGTACACATTGGAATGGCAGCTGATGTGGGAACGCTTCAACGCTTACCAAaa ATAATTGGGAGCATGTCTCTAGTCAGAGAACTTTGTTATTCCACTAGAAAATTCAAATCAGATGAGGCTCTAAGCTGCGGCTTGGTCAGTAAAGTATTCGACGATAAAGATAG CTTGATGAAAGGCTCTATCGAATTAGCTGAAGAAATAGCACAAAAAAGTCCAGTTGCTGTACAAACAACGAAAGAAACAATCATTTACTCGATGGACCATACTAATCAAGAGGGTCttgattatatt cgtCTCCAAAACCAAGTGCTTCTCCAGAGTGAAGATTTCATTAATGCTTGTATGGCACAAGCTACAAAAGGAGAGAAACCAGTTTTTGCTAAATTGTAA
- the LOC143909514 gene encoding delta(3,5)-Delta(2,4)-dienoyl-CoA isomerase, mitochondrial-like, whose amino-acid sequence MLSAMRICTKQMRGIYSMAMRANSTATGGYETLAVTVPKPFVYHVELNRPKRFNAFNKTLWIELQNCFNELSNNADCRVIVISGSGKHFTAGLDLQDAMTMGQELAEHDDIARKVRYLNRTLKISQDSITSLETCVKPVISAVHSACIGAGVDLITASDIRYCSKDAWFQVTEVDIGMAADVGTLQRLPKVIGNMSLVRELCYTARKFKSDEALNCGLISKVFNDKDSLIKGAVELADEIAQKSPVAVQTTKETIVYSLDHTNQEGLDYIRLQNQVLLQSEDFINACMAQATKGEKPVFAKL is encoded by the exons ATGTTGTCTGCAATGCGTATTTGCACAAAACAGATGAgag GTATATACTCAATGGCCATGAGGGCAAATAGCACAGCAACCGGTGGCTACGAAACACTTGCTGTAACGGTTCCAAAGCCATTTGTTTACCACGTAGAACTCAACAGACCCAAACGATTCAATGCCTTCAATAAAACGTTATGGAT agaATTAcaaaactgtttcaatgaattgAGCAATAATGCAGATTGcagagttattgttatatctggATCTGGGAAACATTTCACCGCTG GTCTCGATTTGCAAGACGCAATGACAATGGGTCAGGAATTGGCGGAACATGATGATATTGCAAGGAAAGTCCGTTATCTTAATAGAACCTTAAAGATTTCACAAGATAGTATAACGTCGTTGGAAACTTGTGTCAAGCCAGTGATATCTGCTGTACACAGTGCTTGCATCGGTGCTGGAGTTGATCTTATTACAGCTTCAGATATTAG GTATTGTTCCAAGGATGCTTGGTTTCAGGTGACAGAAGTAGATATTGGAATGGCAGCTGATGTGGGAACTCTCCAACGTTTACCAAAG gtTATTGGAAACATGTCTCTAGTTAGAGAACTATGTTATACTGCTAGAAAATTCAAATCAGATGAGGCTCTGAATTGTGGCTTGATTAGCAAAGTATTTAATGATAAAGATAG CTTGATAAAGGGTGCTGTGGAATTGGCTGATGAAATAGCCCAAAAAAGTCCAGTCGCTGTCCAAACTACAAAGGAGACGATCGTTTACTCATTGGATCACACTAATCAAGAGGGACTTGactatatt cGTCTACAAAACCAAGTACTACTACAAAGTGAAGATTTTATTAATGCTTGTATGGCACAGGCTACTAAAGGAGAAAAACCAGTGTTTGCTAAATTGTAa
- the LOC143909516 gene encoding delta(3,5)-Delta(2,4)-dienoyl-CoA isomerase, mitochondrial-like has translation MLPLMRVGAKQLRGIISLIRGNSTAAYNFETVNVTIPKPFVYHVELNRPDRFNTFNNALWKDLENCMNELNTNADCRVIVLSGAGKHFSAGLDLQGAMAMAQELAEYEDIARKVRYVGKVIKLTQDSITSVETCVKPVITAIHSACVGLGIDLITAADIRYCSKDAWFQIKQIDIGMAADEGTLQRLPKIIGNMSLARELCYSARKFKSDEALNCGLISKLFDDKDSLIKGALELAEEISSKSPVAVQATKETLVYSLDHTNQEGLDYIRLQNQALLQSEDFINACMAQATKGEKPEFSKY, from the exons ATGTTGCCTTTAATGCGTGTAGGCGCCAAACAGCTGAGag gAATCATTTCATTGATAAGAGGCAATAGCACAGCTGCTTATAATTTTGAGACAGTCAATGTAACAATTCCGAAACCATTCGTATACCATGTTGAGCTTAATCGACCCGACCGATTCAACACTTTTAATAATGCGCTGTGGAA AGACTTGGAGAATTGTATGAATGAGCTAAACACTAATGCAGATTGCAGAGTTATCGTTTTATCTGGTGCCGGAAAACACTTCTCCGCCG GTCTCGATTTACAGGGAGCAATGGCAATGGCTCAAGAATTAGCTGAATACGAGGACATTGCTAGAAAAGTTAGATATGTTGGAAAGGTGATAAAACTCACTCAAGACAGCATAACATCCGTAGAAACTTGTGTCAAACCAGTGATAACCGCTATACATAGCGCTTGCGTGGGCCTAGGAATTGATCTCATCACTGCCGCTGATATTAG GTATTGTTCAAAAGACGCTTGGTTTCAAATCAAACAAATTGATATTGGAATGGCAGCTGATGAAGGAACCCTTCAACGTTTACCAAAA ataattggAAACATGTCTTTAGCTAGAGAACTTTGTTATTCTGCTAGAAAATTTAAATCAGACGAAGCTCTGAATTGCGGCTTAATCAGTAAACTATTTGACGATAAAGAtag tCTCATAAAAGGTGCTTTGGAATTAGCTGAAGAAATATCATCAAAAAGTCCAGTCGCTGTACAAGCCACAAAGGAAACACTTGTTTACTCATTGGATCACACTAATCAAGAGGGACTCGATTATAtt cgTCTTCAAAACCAAGCACTATTGCAAAGTGAAGATTTTATCAATGCTTGTATGGCACAGGCTACAAAAGGAGAAAAACCAGAATTTTCTAAATATTga